The genomic region CGAGCAGGCGCGCCAGCTCGGCCAGCCGCTCCCGGCTGGAGAAGGCGATGGTCAGCTTGCCGAAGTCCGGGGTGCCCTGGAGGCGGACCTTGGCGTCCAGCTCTCCGGCCAGCCGCTTCTGCAGCCCGCTGAGCACCGGGTCCTTGGCGCGGGCGCGGCGGGGCCTGGGCGCGGCCTCCTCCTCGATCTCGGCCTCGGGTTCGGGCTCGGGCTCGGCCAGGGACAGGGAGCCGGTGGCCTTCCAGAGCCCGGCCTCCTCCTCGGCCTGGCGCACGGTGAGGTTGCCCTTGAGGATGCGGCGGTGCAGGCCGGAGGCGGCCTCGGGGTCGGAGATGGCCAGCAGGGCCCGGGCGTGGCCCGCGCTGATGCGGCCCTCGCGCACGTCCTTCTGGATTTCCGGGGAGAGGTTGAGCAGACGCAGGGAGTTGGCCAGGGCCGGGCGGCTCTTGCCGATCTGGCGGGCCAGCTCCTCCTGGCTCAGGCCGAACTGGTCCAGGAGCTGCTTGTAGCCCTCGGCCTCTTCCA from Desulfovibrio aminophilus harbors:
- a CDS encoding ParB/RepB/Spo0J family partition protein, which produces MAASTRGLGRGLDALLGGLKPEDEAAAPGEVKNIALAAITANPHQPRKEFDPRALDDLAASIKAQGVLQPVLVRPLAEPGAFELVAGERRLRASKMAGLAEIPALVREMDDRESLAIALIENLQREDLNALEEAEGYKQLLDQFGLSQEELARQIGKSRPALANSLRLLNLSPEIQKDVREGRISAGHARALLAISDPEAASGLHRRILKGNLTVRQAEEEAGLWKATGSLSLAEPEPEPEAEIEEEAAPRPRRARAKDPVLSGLQKRLAGELDAKVRLQGTPDFGKLTIAFSSRERLAELARLLGVQDPELD